TCCTTGTTTACCCAGTACGGACCACCCATGTGAGCGAGAAGAACCTCCAGGCGATTGTCTCGGCGGCGCCAGAGCAGGATGCCGGCGCTCGTTCGCCCGGACTTGTCGGTCGTCACCGCCACCTCCTGGGCCGCTTGCGTCCGCGTGGCCGCGGCGCGTATGAGGCCCGAAGGTCACGTTACCTCCTAACTGTCGGGTGGCCCGGGGGAATCTCACCCCCGGGCTCCCACAGATCCCGGCGTGACAGTCTCCCGTCACCGGGCTCTTGTCATCCTGACCACCAAGACTGGGGCGACCATGCCCAGTGGGCAAACAGCCTGGGGTCCTGGCTGGTGATGCGCAGCCAGGCCGCCTTGGCCTTCTTCACGGGTCGCAGCCGCTTGTACTTGTCGCGGAGCCAGCGCATCAGGTAGGCGTTGATGCGCTGCAGGACGGGACTCAGCGCGGAGCGGTAGAACGCCCCGTAATACTGCATCCAGCCAC
This genomic stretch from Actinomycetes bacterium harbors:
- a CDS encoding group II intron maturase-specific domain-containing protein, which produces GWMQYYGAFYRSALSPVLQRINAYLMRWLRDKYKRLRPVKKAKAAWLRITSQDPRLFAHWAWSPQSWWSG